Genomic window (Nitrososphaerota archaeon):
AGGAAGCTAGAAACCGTTGATTGTTGCTGATAGCAGCTTTATCATAGAGGGACTTCTTAGAAAGAAAAGGTTGCTGGAGGAAGATACGATACTAACTCTCGATTTGGCCCTTTACGAAGTAACCAATTCGATCTGGAAACATCATTATATTCTTAAGGATTTGGAGGACGGTCTACCGTATCTATCAATATTCTTTGGGCTAATAGATGCAGGGACAATCAGAATGGTGTCACCAACTGACGAAATTATGAAGCAATCTTATTTACTGGCTACAAGGAACAAACTATCCATCTACGATACAGCCTTTGTTTCTCTCGCGCTAAAGTCAGGGCTAGAACTAAAGACCTTCGATAAACAACAGAATAGCGTAATGCTACATGAATCAAGACGAAGCTAAGATACTAGAGCCAAGGTCTTCTTTTTGCTCTATAGTATGCTAGATCATCTGCCTGACATCTCCCATTTCGTAAAGAACATTCTTGCCTTCCTGAGTAGCCATCTCAACATGGTCGGGACCTCAAGCGGAATAAATAACTATGGGTGAGCCAAGAGGATTTTTGAATGCGTGTCGGCTTGGTAACTCGTGATTATCCTCCTAGGTATGGCGGAATGGCGACCTATGTGGAGGCATTGGCGAGGCACCTGAGGGTGTTAGGGGTTGAGGTTGAAGTTTTCGTTGGAGGTGACGACATCGGAACGTTGTTCTTGGCGAGAAGTCTTAGTTCACAGGACTTCGATGTTATTCATGTGGCAAGTGCTCCCTATGGAGGTCTGGTGTCATCAGGGAAGTTGGTGGTAACGGTTTATGAGCCTGTTGTCTGTGAGTGGCCATATTACGGTTGGTGGAGAAAGATCAAGGGTCTCTTTGCAGTGAGGTTGGAACGGCAAGCGCTCAAAAGGGCGATGCGGATTATCGCCATAAGTAGGGAAACTAAAAGTAATCTTGTTTCTCATTATGGTTTATCAGATGAGAACGTAATGGTTGTCCCACTTGGCGTAGATTCTGCTAATTCTGGCCCTAAAAGAAAGATGAGTTCTATTCCTACGATACTCATGGTTTCACGGTTGGATCGGAGGAAGAATTTGGATGAGGCGTTGCAAGCTCTGGCCAAGCTCGAATCACAGTTCCGCCTAGTGGTTGTTGGGGGTGGCCCGGAGAGGGAGAGGCTAGAGCATTTGGCTCACAGGCTGGGCCTGAAGGCGGAGTTCGTTGGTTCGGTTCCACAAGGCGAACTGCGCAGGTATTATGGTGAGGCAAACATTTTCTTATCCACGAGCAAGTCGGAGGGCTTTGGTCTTTCGTTGCTGGAGGCGATGGCACATGGCTGTGCGGTTCTGGCATCGGACATTCACGCGCATCGAGAGCTGGTACCTGATTCGCGTTTCGGGATATTATACAATGGCCTTGATGAGCTGACCGAAAGACTCCGCGTGCTTACAATCAAAAGGAATCTTGTGGAATCGTTAGGGAGTGCAGCGCAAGAGCTTTCGCTTAGGTACTCGTGGGAACATACGGCTAAGGCTACGTTGGCCGTCTATGATGAAGTGGCAGGTTCCTGACTGTAAAGTGATCGCTCGCACCTTCACTGGGAGTTGGAATCTTCGATTATGATAACGAGTACTGGTCTGGTCTCGATAGTGATACCTACACGGAATAGAAAGGAGAAGCTTCGCAGATGCATAGATTCGGTGTTCAAGAGTAAATATGCAAATATTGAAGTCATCATTGTTGATGACTGTGGCGATTACGATATCGCAGAAATCGGTGTCGAGTTCCCCTCTGTGAAGATTCTTCGAAATCAGAGAAGGATGCTTCTATCGTACTCTAGAAACCGAGGAGTGTCCTATGCAAGAGGTGATTACATTTTCTTTTTGGATGATGATAATGTAATTGATAGCAACGCCATATCAGAACTCGTAAAGTGTGTAAAAGCCAATAACGTTGCAGTTGCGGCTCCTGTGATATATTACTGCGAGCGACCAATGGAGGTTTGGACCTACCATATCCAGAAGGGTAGATTCCCCGGATTCTATGTACTGCACAAGCAACCCCCTATTGTTGGTCTCAAAACATTTGCCTTCCACGACGCATTCCTGGTCAAGAAGGACGTGTTTGATTCACTCGGAGGATTCGATCATGATGTATTTCCCATTCACTTTAGTGAGCTGGACTTTGCCTACAGGATGCAACGCAAAAAGTACAAGGCTACAATTGTGCCTCTAGCGAAGGTGTGGCACGACATGGGTCATGAAAGAGAACATGTGGACAGGATTAGGGCGTATTACACGTTGAGAAATCGGGTAATCCTGATGCGGCGGTACGCGTCAAGAAGGGAACTTGTTGCCTACGTTTTTGTCATATTGCCGGTCTTGACGCTCTACTATCTTCGCCGGTTCATGGTTCACTCGTCTGAAGGTGCTATGGTTACTGCTTTCGAGCTTTCCAAGGGTGTCATCCATGGATTGGCTTGCAATCACAGGTTTTGGGAGGCTACCTCAGCATCTGCTGGGTCTGCCGCCAAATCACAGACATTGGTAACCTTACCGAAGGTCTCCATTATAATACCCACCATGAATTCTGAAGCAACATTGAAACAATGTCTTGAATCTATAATTGCTCAAACCTATCGAAACATAGAGGTTATCATTGTCGACAATTCTAGCACAGATGGTACGAGGGAGATTGCCAAGCAATACCGATTTGTGAAGCTATTTACTGCTGGTCCGGAGAGAAGTGCGCAGATTAACTTTGGTGTCAAGATGGGCGCCGGTGACTACGTATACAGGGTTGACTCCGACTTTGTGCTTGAACCTACGGTGGTTGAAGAGGCAGTTAGGGCATGTGAGTTGGCTAATTACGACATGGTGGCGGTACACAATACTTCGCATCCGGGGATAAGCTTCTGGTCTAGGGTTAGGAAGCTTGAGAGAGATTGCTATAGAGATGATACTATACATATAGCTGCAAGGTTTTTCAAGCGGTCTGCTTTTGAAAGAGTAAGCGGATTTGATGAGGGCCTCGTCGCATCAGAGGACTACGATCTGCACCGTAGACTAGTTGAGAAAGGGTTTAGGTTTGGAAGAATCGGTGCTCAAGAGGTCCATATTGGAGAGCCTCGGAGCCTCAGAGAGGTCGTCCTTAAACACGTATATTATGGGAAGAAAATAAACGAGTTTCTAAGTAAGTATCCTCGTGAACCCTTTGAACAGCTCAGTCCAATTAGGATGGCCTATCTGCACCATTGGCGGGACTTTTTGAAAGATCCCAGGCTGTTAGTAGGCTTCTTTATATATCAAGGCGTGCGTTACACATCCGCGTTTTTCGGATATCTCGTCTCGATTCTGTAACATACGCTACTGAGGAATTCGATGGATTAGTAATTGTCGAAGCCAAATATGTCTCTGGAATGGTAGATGAACTAATAGTGGCACGGAGTCTCAAATATTTATTCTTCAAGCAAGGCGGTCTTGAAAATCGTATGAGCAATCCTTCATGGGACATGAAACCTTTAAGACCTGAATCGCGTCGAAACGTTGTCGAAATGTTGTCAGAATACCTAAGCTTGAGGTGGAATAAGAATCCCGATGTCCTTGTTGTGAAGATTCTGAGCTTTTTGTTTCTACTTATTGGTTTTGTGAGGGCTTGGCATTTCTGGCACACCGGGGTGATTATTGGAGATGAATACGGGTATATCTGGTCAGCATGGCAGAGAGAGACGGCGAGTGCTGTTTTGGGCTACAGAGTGGTCTTCGCTTCAACAAACATCGCGTTTTTTGATATTTTCTTGCTGGAAAACATCGATAGAGTTGTCCTAGC
Coding sequences:
- a CDS encoding type II toxin-antitoxin system VapC family toxin, whose amino-acid sequence is MIVADSSFIIEGLLRKKRLLEEDTILTLDLALYEVTNSIWKHHYILKDLEDGLPYLSIFFGLIDAGTIRMVSPTDEIMKQSYLLATRNKLSIYDTAFVSLALKSGLELKTFDKQQNSVMLHESRRS
- a CDS encoding glycosyltransferase family 4 protein yields the protein MRVGLVTRDYPPRYGGMATYVEALARHLRVLGVEVEVFVGGDDIGTLFLARSLSSQDFDVIHVASAPYGGLVSSGKLVVTVYEPVVCEWPYYGWWRKIKGLFAVRLERQALKRAMRIIAISRETKSNLVSHYGLSDENVMVVPLGVDSANSGPKRKMSSIPTILMVSRLDRRKNLDEALQALAKLESQFRLVVVGGGPERERLEHLAHRLGLKAEFVGSVPQGELRRYYGEANIFLSTSKSEGFGLSLLEAMAHGCAVLASDIHAHRELVPDSRFGILYNGLDELTERLRVLTIKRNLVESLGSAAQELSLRYSWEHTAKATLAVYDEVAGS
- a CDS encoding glycosyltransferase, which translates into the protein MITSTGLVSIVIPTRNRKEKLRRCIDSVFKSKYANIEVIIVDDCGDYDIAEIGVEFPSVKILRNQRRMLLSYSRNRGVSYARGDYIFFLDDDNVIDSNAISELVKCVKANNVAVAAPVIYYCERPMEVWTYHIQKGRFPGFYVLHKQPPIVGLKTFAFHDAFLVKKDVFDSLGGFDHDVFPIHFSELDFAYRMQRKKYKATIVPLAKVWHDMGHEREHVDRIRAYYTLRNRVILMRRYASRRELVAYVFVILPVLTLYYLRRFMVHSSEGAMVTAFELSKGVIHGLACNHRFWEATSASAGSAAKSQTLVTLPKVSIIIPTMNSEATLKQCLESIIAQTYRNIEVIIVDNSSTDGTREIAKQYRFVKLFTAGPERSAQINFGVKMGAGDYVYRVDSDFVLEPTVVEEAVRACELANYDMVAVHNTSHPGISFWSRVRKLERDCYRDDTIHIAARFFKRSAFERVSGFDEGLVASEDYDLHRRLVEKGFRFGRIGAQEVHIGEPRSLREVVLKHVYYGKKINEFLSKYPREPFEQLSPIRMAYLHHWRDFLKDPRLLVGFFIYQGVRYTSAFFGYLVSIL